From Coffea arabica cultivar ET-39 chromosome 2e, Coffea Arabica ET-39 HiFi, whole genome shotgun sequence, the proteins below share one genomic window:
- the LOC113731770 gene encoding SKA complex subunit 1 homolog produces MEEAKEAGSSLECLMTSFNNRIAQLQQLLIARNMYPASNISDLTAIDAALKGMELQVHKIKDRLREERQAIPKAQKLIKASLRQQKILKGISACVPAYLPEMMTSRNQIAQNCVPSVPPQCQDYQSIESLKLEEPAAPKEKKGRASAPLWYITADELTSLPQYMKGRLTLDKVNAAINDMAAYADANAQLIAAPRKKLNESTLERALELREIATSEVIKGKHFFLETDIKGPTLKFDTTGKGILTVLRHLGRITEDRIGHHRVIILLRPQ; encoded by the exons ATGGAGGAAGCGAAAGAAGCAGGATCTTCACTGGAGTGTCTGATGACGTCCTTCAACAATCGGATAGCCCAGCTCCAACAGCTCCTTATCGCTCGTAACA TGTACCCAGCAAGCAACATCAGCGATTTAACCGCAATCGATGCAGCATTGAAGGGCATGGAGCTTCAGGTTCACAAAATCAAAGACCGCTTGCGCGAAGAACGCCAAGCTATCCCCAAAGCCCAA AAACTGATAAAGGCATCATTGAGGCAACAGAAGATATTGAAGGGTATATCTGCTTGTGTTCCGGCTTATTTGCCTGAAATGATGACTAGCAGAAACCAGATTGCTCAAAATTG TGTCCCCAGTGTACCGCCACAGTGCCAAGACTATCAAAGTATTGAGTCTTTGAAACTTGAGGAGCCTGCTGCACCCAAA GAGAAAAAGGGACGTGCATCTGCACCGCTTTGGTATATTACTGCTGATGAATTGACTTCCTTGCCACA GTACATGAAAGGAAGGCTCACACTGGACAAGGTTAATGCTGCCATTAATGACATGGCAGCCTATGCTGATGCCAATGCCCAACTTATAGCAGCACCACGGAAGAAG CTGAATGAGAGTACCTTGGAAAGAGCTTTG GAACTAAGGGAGATTGCAACGTCAGAGGTTATCAAAGGAAAACACTTCTTCCTCGAAACTGATATCAAGGGGCCTACATTGAAGTTTGACACTACAGGAAAAGGAATATTGACT GTCCTTCGACATCTTGGTCGCATTACCGAAGACAGAATTGGGCATCATCGTGTAATCATTCTTTTGAGGCCTCAGTAG
- the LOC113728454 gene encoding uncharacterized protein — protein MSSTSSSLLLVLQLCLALSACIARPIGNNENEPGKSFQFSSVKNKEKSSLAGVYIVSNPIPKWAPAKIGSSLLKNDKNEEKSNPAGVYIVSNPIPKWAPAKIGTSLFKNEKNEEKSSTAGVYIGSNPKPRWAPAKSSSSLLKNDKVKDDIQSPSANDHLDDEKHEEKVDQTSEVDEANDDDTTEIPASRSSGDEHLGQERPWYHVDYAPVRTHPPHHN, from the exons ATGTCTAGCAcatcctcttctctccttctcgTTCTCCAGCTATGCCTTGCTCTCTCTGCATGTATCGCTAGGCCAATTGGCAACAATGAAAACGAGCCTGGAAAAAGCTTTCAGTTCTCCTCAGTCAAG AATAAAGAGAAATCAAGTCTTGCTGGGGTTTATATTGTATCGAATCCAATCCCCAAATGGGCACCAGCTAAAATCGGCAGCTCTCTCCTGAAAAATGATAAG AATGAAGAGAAGTCAAACCCTGCAGGGGTTTATATTGTGTCGAACCCAATCCCCAAATGGGCACCAGCTAAAATCGGCACCTCTCTCTTCAAAAATGAAAAG AATGAAGAGAAGTCAAGTACGGCTGGGGTTTATATTGGGTCAAATCCAAAACCGAGATGGGCACCAGCTAAAAGCAGCAGCTCTCTCCTGAAAAATGATAAGGTGAAGGATGATATTCAATCGCCATCTGCTAACGATCATCTTGATGATGAGAAACATGAGGAGAAAGTTGATCAGACATCTGAGGTAGATGAAGCAAATGATGATGATACAACCGAGATTCCTGCGTCTCGGAGTTCCGGGGATGAGCATCTGGGGCAGGAACGACCATGGTATCACGTCGATTACGCACCAGTCAGGACACATCCTCCACATCACAACTAA
- the LOC140037232 gene encoding uncharacterized protein encodes MSSTSFSIVLLLLFVAIYSCNARPIGAINKQSNMAKNSHFSSKNEEKSSLARVSVSSNEKPSIQNKSEAPKEGLNSPAENGVNENNQGRKAQKLAEKKDEVKDGDHDEKIKDGDDDHAAQTESMATVSWMLPHRKREEPQPGFNLDYDPPQTHPPVHN; translated from the exons ATGTCAAGCACGTCCTTCTCTATTGTTCTTCTACTTCTATTTGTTGCTATCTATTCATGTAATGCTCGACCAATTGGCGCCATCAATAAACAGAGCAACATGGCAAAAAATTCCCATTTTTCCAGCAAG AATGAAGAGAAGTCAAGTCTTGCTAGGGTTTCTGTTTCCTCAAATGAAAAACCCTCGATCCAAAACAAATCAGAAGCACCCAAAGAAGGCCTGAACTCCCCTGCGGAAAATGGGGTGAATGAGAACAATCAAGGGAGAAAAGCTCAGAAGCTTGCAGAAAAGAAAGATGAGGTGAAAGATGGTGATCATGATGAGAAAATTAAAGATGGAGATGATGATCATGCTGCTCAAACAGAGTCTATGGCTACTGTTTCTTGGATGTTGCCTCACCGGAAAAGAGAAGAGCCGCAACCGGGGTTCAACTTGGATTATGATCCACCCCAGACACATCCTCCAGTTCACAACTAG